The genomic DNA ATAACTTGTTCATTACAAAATTAGAAGGGCTAGAGACGCGCTCCAATCGAATTCAGAAATCTGCCGGCCCTTCCAAAAAATCCGACTGTCCTACCACCACTCGGAGGGAGCTCGAAATGATATCCTTCTCTGGTGCCGTATGGCCCGTAAGTCTTCTTGTTAGTTTTTATTGTAAGCGACTGGACGGCCTCTTCAGAAAGTTTCTTCCCGGTGAAGCCTGATACCGAAACTAAATATTCCTTGGGATAGTCTAGTTTAACCTGCAGAAGATATACCAACAGAATCATTCATTAGGTTAGAGCACGCACAAATTACGAATACATAAAAGAGTAGTGCTCTCAGGGGGCTCGTTATGAGATATGAACTCACTGGAATCGTGTTCAAAACCATCCGCCAGGACCCTTTTTGCGGCCCTCGGGGGTTCGATCTCCTTATCCTCTGCATTCAATCCCTGTTCATAAGGTAAATATAAGTAGCCccaatattcaatattttggGAGACGTAACAACTAAAATTTCAAACATATTAACTTCATACATAAAGACTCTGTCGGACTCGAATGATAGTGAGACCTACCATGTAAACTCTATCAACACCATGCTGGGAGCCCGGAACTGGAGACCCATTGTTGTCATATTCGATGCCAATGGACACGATTACAGATCCAGAGAGTATCTTCATCTGCCTCAGGTCGGTGTCTACTATGAAACCACACAATATGTTGATCAGCCTCACGTCAGTGAATACTCCGTCGTCCCAAGGACTCCCACCCTGTCCTCCGTATGGTCCGATGGATTTGAAAGGATACTGATGAGGTATAGGTAATGTGTACACTTCGATCGAATTAAGACAGCTACCGAAGCTTCCAAAAAATCCGACAATTTTGCCATTTGTTGGTGGGAAGAAGAAATAGCTTCCTTTCTCCATGCCGTAAGGACCATATCTTCCCTTATTACTCTGAAACGTGAGCAACTGAATAATCGTCAAGCCAGAATCCTCATTCATATAGCCAGATATTGAACAGGTGCTTATTCGGATAGTCCAATTTAATCTACAAACAAGTGGAAAGGTAGTTCTTTTAGCTTTGATTTCTACGTGAAATGGATCCATCTCTCAGTACTGAAGAAGGATAGATGATTAGATATGGTAATTCTATTTCCTTGGCAGATAAACATAAGATAATGAACTGACCGTCGCAGTCCTTCCCCAGTAGCTTTCATCGTATATGGAAGACCAAACTGAATCATCATTCCAATCGTACTCGACAAGGATGCGGATTATCCCTCTTTTGAATAATGTTTTTATTCTACTAACTCCAGTGAATATTCCGTCAGACCAAGAACTGCTGCCTTGCGCTTGCGCCTCGAAGGGTCCGATGGACTGAACTGGGTAGAGATGAGAAACTGGTTCAAAATGTGCTCCAACTGAAACAAGATGGGAACTGTCACTCGTTCCAAAGAATCCCATAATCTTCCCTCCAGTGGCAGCGAGAAATATCTCCTGGTTTCAGTTCCAAACGGTCCATATGTTCTTTTATTACTCTGATACTTCAGGGACTGGATACAGTTGGAACCAGAATCATCTCCAGTGTAGCCTGAGATTGCAATTAGATACTCCTCCGGAGAATCAAACTTTATCTGTGAGAATTAACGATGCAGTGAGAAAACTGTTTGCGAAGACTACATCAAGAGAAGCA from Punica granatum isolate Tunisia-2019 chromosome 2, ASM765513v2, whole genome shotgun sequence includes the following:
- the LOC116193959 gene encoding myrosinase-binding protein 1-like, with protein sequence MFVTYGPFGTEEGDHFSFPENGGRKVGFHGRASNHLKSIGAYFEPSSMPSAACMMAMETTYEEQATVELAELHVRVTEGCMDPLELRKGCPQTWDDGRFSHVSQIDVVVESTIRSIRFDYEKKESFIRSQFHGATDAYGKTKTIKFDSPEEYLIAISGYTGDDSGSNCIQSLKYQIGAHFEPVSHLYPVQSIGPFEAQAQGSSSWSDGIFTGVSRIKTLFKRGIIRILVEYDWNDDSVWSSIYDESYWGRTATLLTFQSNKGRYGPYGMEKGSYFFFPPTNGKIVGFFGSFGSCLNSIEVYTLPIPHQYPFKSIGPYGGQGGSPWDDGVFTDVRLINILCGFIVDTDLRQMKILSGSVIVSIGIEYDNNGSPVPGSQHGVDRVYMGLNAEDKEIEPPRAAKRVLADGFEHDSMLVYLLQVKLDYPKEYLVSVSGFTGKKLSEEAVQSLTIKTNKKTYGPYGTREGYHFELPPSGGRTVGFFGRAGRFLNSIGARL